A region from the Vibrio rumoiensis genome encodes:
- a CDS encoding EAL domain-containing protein, translated as MNALESLDKGQDFDMYIIDAVFEQVVDIYDPKYPIAVNLTQSSVNDTGFMRWLSQNGKQS; from the coding sequence TTGAATGCCCTTGAAAGCCTAGATAAAGGCCAAGACTTTGATATGTACATCATCGACGCAGTATTTGAGCAAGTCGTCGATATATACGATCCGAAATATCCAATTGCAGTTAACTTAACTCAAAGCAGTGTTAATGATACTGGCTTTATGCGCTGGTTAAGCCAAAATGGAAAGCAATCCTGA
- a CDS encoding nucleotidyl cyclase domain-containing protein, whose amino-acid sequence MEFNIARLNNSEFMLLAPNISDEDMLELGRAMLNRVAELQNDP is encoded by the coding sequence ATGGAGTTCAATATTGCTCGTTTAAACAATTCTGAGTTTATGCTATTAGCTCCAAACATATCAGATGAAGATATGCTTGAGTTGGGTCGCGCTATGCTTAACCGTGTCGCCGAATTACAAAACGATCCATGA
- a CDS encoding LapD/MoxY N-terminal periplasmic domain-containing protein, which translates to MTLYKQLLTWSMGIFITISVVLFALEFHHTRNDLIEQQTVRFDDTLNAATFALSPYLQGDDLEEEAQTIIKKIFDNHNYQSTTLISITSSEAIKLNFKEPKNSIPSWFMTLSNIKPIQKTVQISSNWQPLANLKVINRPTFVYEKLWNNTKSILFCSNILWRDSDCRIIDSIPSNFSTVTDYPS; encoded by the coding sequence ATGACATTGTACAAACAGCTATTAACTTGGAGTATGGGGATTTTTATCACTATATCCGTAGTTTTATTTGCCCTTGAATTCCATCACACGCGTAACGACTTAATCGAACAACAAACGGTTCGCTTCGATGACACATTAAATGCTGCCACTTTTGCTCTTTCACCTTATCTACAAGGTGACGACTTAGAAGAAGAAGCTCAAACTATTATCAAGAAAATATTTGATAATCATAACTATCAATCGACAACTCTGATATCAATTACATCGAGTGAAGCCATTAAGCTCAATTTCAAAGAACCCAAAAATTCTATACCTAGTTGGTTTATGACATTATCGAATATTAAACCTATCCAGAAAACGGTACAAATCAGCTCTAACTGGCAACCATTAGCCAATCTAAAAGTAATCAATCGCCCTACCTTTGTTTATGAAAAGCTGTGGAATAACACTAAATCTATTCTTTTTTGCTCTAACATTTTGTGGCGTGATTCTGATTGTAGGATTATCGATAGTATTCCGTCGAATTTTAGTACCGTTACAGATTATCCAAGTTAG